The window GAAGATGGCATCGCTCGTCGCGGAATCCCGCGTGACCGCATCACGATGATCCATAACGGCTGTGACTTCGGCTTGTTCGAGTACCATCCAGAAAAAACTCCTCTGCCGTTTGCTATAGAAGGGGTCTCAGATAGTGATTTCATAGCCCTTTACACTGGAACGCATGGAATCGCGAACGGTGTCGACGCCATTCTCGATGCAGCCGCAGAGGTCAAGCGTCGCGGCAGGGGCGACATCAAGTTTGTTTTCGCGGGTGAGGGGATGCGCAAGGCGCAGCTACAAGAGCGCGCTCGAGCAGAGGATCTGCCCGTGTTCTTCTTGGACGCGATGCCCAAAGTGCAGTTAGTGAAGTTGTTGACCGCAGCAGATGTCGGGCTTGTTGTACTGTCTGACTTTCCCCTCTTCTACAACAGCGCCGCTCCCACGAAATTCACGGACTATATTGCTGCCGGACTCCCAGTAATGATGAACTACCCGGGGTGGCTTGGAGAAAAGATCGAGTCTACGGATTCTGGTTTGGTCGTACCGCCCGGGGATGCGGTAGCATTCGCAAACGGTCTCGTCGCGCTTGCGGACGACCCTGCCCGCGCTAGGGCGATGGGCGCAAACGCCCGGGCACTTGCGGAGTCGGATTTCGACCGCGACACCCTCACTGAGCGTTTCGCCACCCTGATAGAGAGCCTGCAGCGTTAGGTCTACTCGCAGCCGCTTACGCTTTCGGGAAACTACGAGAGGCTTCCCCACCGCGCCATGGTCACCGGATCCACCCTCAGCCAATCCAGATAGGCGGCAAGGCCGTCCTCCAGATCAACAGAAGGTTCATATCCTAGGGCACTACGGGCGGCTGCAATTGCGGCAAGGCTATCCCGTACGTCACCCGGACGCGGCTTGTCGTGGATGATCTCTGAGTGGCTGCCAGAAAGCCTCGACATGATTGTGACAAGCTCGTTTATGGAGATTCGCGTTCCGCTACCCAGGTTGAAGGACCCCGCTGCGTTTTCAGATTGCGCCGCAGAGTAGTTCGCTCGCGCTACATCCCTCACATTGACGAAATCGCGGGTCTGTTCACCGTCACCGAAGATCACCACGTCCTGCCCACGGAGCATCCGCTCGGCAAAGATCGGGATAACGTTGCCGTAAGCGTCGTATCGCTGACGCACTCCGTACACATTGAAGTATCGCAAGCACACGTTCTTCATGCCATAGAGCTTGTTGTAGGCCAAACACGCCTTTTCTGCTGCCAGTTTGCCTACTCCATAGGGCGAGTCCGGTTCGAAAGCATGAT is drawn from Actinomycetota bacterium and contains these coding sequences:
- a CDS encoding NAD-dependent epimerase/dehydratase family protein gives rise to the protein MKYLVTGGAGFIGSNLVKMLLADGHEVIVLDDLSSGYEENLFAEAEFIAGDITDPDAVYEAATGVDSIFHLAASVGNTRSIDDPIRDAEVNYTGTLRVLEAARKHNIERIVFSSSAGIFGELKTLPIAEDHAFEPDSPYGVGKLAAEKACLAYNKLYGMKNVCLRYFNVYGVRQRYDAYGNVIPIFAERMLRGQDVVIFGDGEQTRDFVNVRDVARANYSAAQSENAAGSFNLGSGTRISINELVTIMSRLSGSHSEIIHDKPRPGDVRDSLAAIAAARSALGYEPSVDLEDGLAAYLDWLRVDPVTMARWGSLS
- a CDS encoding glycosyltransferase family 4 protein — its product is MNRRFVERGHDVTVVCGSYGAGCTGLSGPFIKGRREGMVKGMRIIEFDLMYSNKLSFVDRTIMFLKYAFRATGVALKLKMDCVLVTTPPLTGALPGMAARFLKGTPFVLEVYDLWPDYPKQMGVIKNPVVLTLISWLEWMSYHRAHRLVAIAPGIEDGIARRGIPRDRITMIHNGCDFGLFEYHPEKTPLPFAIEGVSDSDFIALYTGTHGIANGVDAILDAAAEVKRRGRGDIKFVFAGEGMRKAQLQERARAEDLPVFFLDAMPKVQLVKLLTAADVGLVVLSDFPLFYNSAAPTKFTDYIAAGLPVMMNYPGWLGEKIESTDSGLVVPPGDAVAFANGLVALADDPARARAMGANARALAESDFDRDTLTERFATLIESLQR